In the genome of Chrysoperla carnea chromosome 5, inChrCarn1.1, whole genome shotgun sequence, the window TGTTCGTTtaacagtatattttttatgatttagtCTTATAGATCAGCTTTTAATTATCAGAAGAGTATTTCCAATTAATTACATAACtagttatttttgattattttaacactattcaacaatttataattcagtttaaaacaagtgaaaacaaacaattgactgagttaattgttgaaataccatgcacagacagtgttgattactctatcacattacacatacatacatttcacacatacgtaactgatatcccaatataatacatactatacaatttacgcctaatttacgccctcacgggtaaacagtgatgtttacgaaaaaatgtttcaaccaaagttgtttattttttgataaggaagattttttatatttaacttttgttctatctctaacggtttacaagatgggtcctacggacccataatTCCAGGCCCAATTGACTtatggtgctcatttacgaactggaccaaactttttagaattttagcttgatatcttttttcgttttgagttatcgactatcagacaggcggacagacaaccgaaaatggactaattaggtgattttatgaacacctataccaaaattttgttcatagcatcaatatttttaagcgttacaaacttgggactaaacttagtataccttgcatattacatatatgcatggtataaaaatattaatcaacattttataaatcattaaattatacctccaaaaattgaaaaataatttaacaacttAAGAACGTTACCAAAaagtatgcaaatatttttgacTTACCTACAGCTTGTTTCTCATTGTGATTATTGGTATCTtcattttggtggaagcgcaactCAGCTAAATGCATTAAGGAAGGACGTTACCAATAAcatgagtgtatgaaaatattggaGATTTACGTTTcatattttgatggtgaattctGTTAGcacttgggaaaattagacgaaaattaagagtacaatttttcgataatatgtatatcatagtttttgaaatattgatgcttaaggattttgaaaaaagtcacttttagaagaaatacttattttccAAACACATCtgtcattcatttcatcacttcaattagattttattgaaaaacttgagtgctgcttgttataattttatttatttatttgtcatgcttttaactaatgaatattagttttccaaattaatcttaagaaaataagCCTTGttgcattaattaaattttttttcataatatgacgtctggtggttgccatattgaattttcattattgccaTATTTTCAGTAGCACTTGTAAGGTTAAGGCAAATTGATTGAcatcagaatcatcaaaatcggccaaCGCGTTTGGTCTATGGTGTGCCATATAGGAAAATACATACATTCGTTTTCCACAATATGGCATCTGGTGGtcaccatattgaattttcattactgccatgtCTCCAGTAGCACTcgaaaagtttagaaaaatagATTGACATTGACATAAGAATCTTCAAAACCAGCCCACGCGTTTGGTGTCTAGTGTGCCATCTAGGAACAGGCATAGAAACACATACCattcctttgcgttgctcagtcggaTAAAAATAGTTAGGTCGAAAAACATTCCTTCAAAAAAACTAtcagatgattttttaaattttatttaatttttttacttttaacatttttacaatttattttcatttttttttttttaaattttgttttattttttataaaaatgatttttttaaaggtctttttgaagaaaaacttacaatgttaatttgtttttttacacaacaaaaatgaacattttttcaaaaatagattttcatgtttatatagatttataatcaaaattttctcaaaatcatgaaaattttttgtttatcaaaagtTATGAAAGTTTTCATGATTTCggaaaatatatgttttgaataatttcgattagtttaatgattttttatatatacaatatttaaacttttcaataaaaaaaattttcgtataaaattgtttattgaataattaatgatgAACTGTTGACAAAAAATCGATAGGgccttaaatatttaaaattataaaacatcaaaattttaaattttggaaattagatttgaaaattattttaaatgtctactcttattttattttaaatttttaaattctaaactgAATGAACGTCAAAATAAATCCCAAATTACATTCTAGAAATCGTTTTCTAAGACAACTATCGATATTTTATCAACGCAAACTTCATGataattagttaaataaataataataattttttgtttttcagtttcTAAAATATGGTGGCCGTCCTGGTGTGTACGTGCTCATCGGTATCCCTCCACCATTTGCATGTTTATAAATTTCCCCTTGATCATAATCCACATCATAATATATTCCACTTTGATTCTAcaagaaaaattacatttttatatttacacgttttatttttttaattttatataaaatattacagttTAACCGTCTTAAGGttatattgcaataaattttagTCTTTCACCACATTTTAATAGATGATACAATTTTACTTAACAAATTGATATCTCAAAGGAGAAATTTTTCTGGCGTTTGGGTTTCCTGAAAATGAATGTGAAAGTTATAGATGTGTCCTCCTTACTCTTACATTAcctaatgaaataattttgacagtcaAAACTGTTTTGgtttttcataaagaaaaaattagaagctttttttcaaacgaaaaagtCTACCAATACAACTATATACGGTTTGGAAAAGAGTGCATTTCATATTGTTTGCCAATTCTTCAATAGCAGACTGGGTGAAACcaagaaatttttgttgataaaatttaaaaagttactcGTTTACCTGTGAGGTAGTCTATTAGCAATTTTCAGataattagatatttttctaagggctataaacatatttttgtataacctttttcaaaattttctttgacgCTATTCATAAACTACGTACGCAAATAGGCACGCAAATTCTTGAACaaacacataaaattataaaaacaaatcttgAAATCAGGTCAGTTGGTAATAGCAAAGAGGTTTTAACCCATGGCAGTCGTAATTACAACACTTTTTGGACAAAGAGGATGGAATGAAAATCTAAATAAACTACGAAAATCTAAACTATATTTAGAACTCAATTGTATATTCTCTTCTAATACCAtattttaatgacatttttcgttcttcaaatttttagttGAGTTTCGGAAACGTTATCTAATGAATAGGTCCTATATTGCAATTTTACTGgccttaatttttgtaaaaatgaagaAAAGTAGCTTTTGGTTACttcgttttcatattttttaatattcagcCCCTTAAGACGgtattctataatttttataatttaatgccAATTTCTTACAGCTACACTACTTCTACTTTTCGGCCTTGGCACATGGAAATTTCTTCCTAATAAATCTGTACGATCCTCTTCTTCACTCGAACTTGTATTATCCGCCGATTGTTGATTACTTCGTAGATTTGCGCCATGTATGCTAGCTGCTCGTTGCTGTTGTGAGGCCATATGTAATCCTAATCGTGGTAATGGTACAGGAGGTGCTATTGTACCATGTAACGATAATGTTGGATAACCACCAAATACAGCAGATGAAGGGCGTGTTATAGCTCCTGGTTCAGGCTgctaacaataaaaattgttattaaaataaacgataTATTGTACGATAATCGGATAATTCGGATGCTCGATCACGATTCGAACATGGGTCTTCTTATagttacttaattttaatatgcagGATCTTCTCAAACTCAACTAAAGTTCATAAATGATAGAGAGATAAGAGATAACATTTTTCCccggaaattttgaaaatcgaacggtttgatagaaataaaaaactacaaaGTTTAACTGGGATATTGTACTCGTATTTCCTTAAAAATACTTACGGCATAATGATTTGCTTGAGCCATGACATCTGCTAAATGTGCCCATCGCATTCTATCTTCTAATGTCAACTGGTATGGCGGGGGTCCAACTGCGGGTGTTTTTACAGTACCACCAGTACCAGCCGCCATATAACCAAACACTGGACTTCCTAATCCGCCTAAACCACCCACAGCCGCTGCAGCAGCTTTTTGTTCTCTGTTCCATTTTCTACTCCACATTACCAAACATACTAAAGTCAATCCTATTATAATAATCGCTGCAACACTTGCTCCAACCGCTACGGTTACAACTTCACCATCAACTTCACATTGGGAGCCATAATAGTTTCCTTGACAgctgtaataaaaatttgtgttattaAAGTATTTGCCTAAAACTAACGATTATTTAACGTAAGCATTTGTACGAGTCCGTAGAAACTGCCTGTAAAAGGTAGTTaggtcgattttctttttttaaactaactgTAGGAGCGTAGGCTCGTACTACAGTGTAGCCTCCCAGTGGCCGTACCCTTGTTCTTTTATCATAGGCCTTTTTGTAACTCTAAACCGCgaggtattttaattaaaatttttagagacTTACACACAGACTTGTTGCCCTTTGTCATATTTACATTGTCCCCGATTATTACAATAAGATGTAGGACAAGTTTCACATTTTCTTCCAGCTCTGGCACGATTATCAGCCCAAGGATCTCGGAATCCATTCTTACATTGACACTTAAAACTACCAAAGATATTTGTGCAGGTTGCTTCAGCATGACAATCATTCAAATCAGGACTTGAACATTCAtccaaatctataaataaataaaaattaaaaatgtaaaatacgaattaaaactataaatttatttatttaccatgTAGAGCGGAAACTGCTCCTGCTGGACCATCAACCCATAGTGCACTACTTCCAATATTATTACTTCGCCTTTGTATGACACCTAATAAATGCCTATGAATATCCGCTTTCACTTGGGGTCTTACTGTTTCACTATCTTCTTCCAAGTGCATTGTAATATTAACAAATACTCCAGCAGTTCCAGCAGCAGGATCTCCTTTAAATACATTATTCACTTTAGCTTCGAGGAAGTCATCACTAAATGGTGTCATAGACATTGCTGAATCGATTGCTCGAGTAGCTTCATACGCTAATTGTCGATATTCGTCTGTATCTTTATTCGCTAATTTAGAATCCCAAACAATTCTACGTTCATACATTTTGTCAACACGTAATGAGACTAATATCGCAACAACACGTCTACAAGGTTCACGATGCTTTCGTCGAGAATATCCAGGTCGACAATGACATGACGAGACACCCATTTCTGTTCGACACATTTCTTGTTGGCCTGCATCACAAGTTGAATCATCTCCAACAATGCAAGTATCAATTCTAGAAAAAAGAGAATTTGATCGATTAACTAGTTGAATTTATTCGCAACTTGGCAGGCGAGGTATTACAAAATCCATGCCTTGGTTGTTAGTTGAAATAAATTAgtgtaaaattaacaatttaccTAACGGGTGGCAAAGGTCGTTTACTGAAAACTGGTCGTCGAGTAGGTACCGCTTTGGATGGTAAACCAGGTCGATTTGGAGCTCCTGGCTGAACAATATCTGCTTGTGGAATTGCGTAACCAGTGCCAGTAATTTGTACGGTACTATCAGGAGAAGTTTTTGTTGGTTTGATATGTGTATCGATTCTTGAAGTAGTTGGAACTGAGGTGGATTCATCGCCAAATAGATTTAAATATGTTCGTTTTCCATCTATAGAGACAAATCCTTCCGAGCCCGATGGAGATGTGATGACATCTGCATTTGTGGGCATGATATGTACTCCATCAATATcaactgaaaattaaatttaattaattaataatttttttccccgattaacaaattatttatagtataaTTACCAGGAATAACATAAGGTTTGCCTTGTCCACTTTGTGGTGCTCCACCTGGTCCTTGGATAGCCGAAACAGTTATGTCGAAAATTTCCCCTACACCACTTAACGGTGGCCGAGTTAAAATTGGAGGGCGTCTATGGCCACCGGGTTTGAAGTCAGTATCATCAAGAACAATTCCTGGACGAGGTCGGTACGGATAATATGGAAATCCACTATTGCTTTGCGTCACTGTCGGttgattgttaataatattcacTTCACTGGTTGTAGAAATAATTTCTGTTGATCTCGTGCTTGGATCCGTTAGAACTTGAGTCGATGTAAACGATGGTAAACCTTCGGTTGGTGTAGGTTGTTGATGTATGCTGCTACTGGTACTATTCGTTGAAGCAGTCGCATCAATTTTCGATACCATTGATTCAATTTCTTTCATTGATGTTTCTAAAATTGGTATTGCTTCACCAATACCCTCAATTTCTGGTATAAGTTCCAAATTCTCGTTAATTATTGAACTTGTCGTAATATCCATTGTCGATATACGAATTTCAGTTGATGTTACTGTTGGCTGAATGTTTATACTGTCAGCGGTCTCTTCGAAAAGTGTAGGAATTTGTGTTGAGTTAGAATCTAATGTTAAAACTTCTTCTTCTCTTTCGACAATTTTTTCTGTCTTATTTAATGATGGCTTATCCTTATCTTTTATGGTGGGTTTCTTTTCTGAGTATGGTTCtttcatatattcatttttatcgcTTGTAAGGTCTATAGGATTTGCGGATGTTGATTCTAAGTTAATTTCTGTAATTAAAactgttgaaaaatttgattaatgcAAAAATTACTTGATTATGAGGGATTAATATAATGGGtgtcccaaaattaacgcaagaaatAATTTGGATAGAAACTACAGGTTTTTAATCATATCCGATAAAAATGAATGGCATTCAAattttgcgttaattttgggacCCGGTTAGAATTTGGAAATAAGAaactaaacaatattttaccTCCGGTATCATTTGAATCCAAATTAAAATCATGGAATGTCAACTGATCGCCCAAATCATGGTAAGTAGCTTCTGTTTGCCCAATATTTGAGTTTATCATAGGTTCTTGATTATCAGTAATTGGAATATGTTGACTATGTTCTCCACCCGACatgatattttcaatattagcAGGCTCAACAGACGTTAAACTAATTTCATCACCTAAATCCATTGGTGGCATTGGTTTATACGGTGGAATATTTGGTGGTAATCTTTGCGGTGGTCTTGGTCGTCGATGCCAAGGTGGACGATTCCCATGAGGCCTTCCATTACCGTTTGGTCTATGTCCTCCTCCTAATGGAACAATTTGCTCTGGTACAGGTACACCATTCAAAAACGGTCGTAATGGTGGAGTATTTGGATGGGGTA includes:
- the LOC123301061 gene encoding uncharacterized protein LOC123301061 codes for the protein MSPKSDHHLNDIEQNIIKSSSQPIENIVFESTPTVVFDNEAPLDTSETTIITPTESLNEELLLSSSNSNEHIIVVRSASPILSGDEEILLKDTIKNNLNDQIGANRNDELNNIEKYLHLSPTQSYKTLLSTNSGEVLRAPHGKALSLLEPNTSNTQKSVTEVVMVTTPKDTVTETSRARQSNPDIQDIITGIVKLLNGNVNVQANTAPPVNRPHRPLSTRINNRGPPRISDLPPLPTDFENPPDPSTPSSNVLPPPPTGQMTVPSSSPNTLPSTKIPPPYPFDLPHPNTPPLRPFLNGVPVPEQIVPLGGGHRPNGNGRPHGNRPPWHRRPRPPQRLPPNIPPYKPMPPMDLGDEISLTSVEPANIENIMSGGEHSQHIPITDNQEPMINSNIGQTEATYHDLGDQLTFHDFNLDSNDTGVLITEINLESTSANPIDLTSDKNEYMKEPYSEKKPTIKDKDKPSLNKTEKIVEREEEVLTLDSNSTQIPTLFEETADSINIQPTVTSTEIRISTMDITTSSIINENLELIPEIEGIGEAIPILETSMKEIESMVSKIDATASTNSTSSSIHQQPTPTEGLPSFTSTQVLTDPSTRSTEIISTTSEVNIINNQPTVTQSNSGFPYYPYRPRPGIVLDDTDFKPGGHRRPPILTRPPLSGVGEIFDITVSAIQGPGGAPQSGQGKPYVIPVDIDGVHIMPTNADVITSPSGSEGFVSIDGKRTYLNLFGDESTSVPTTSRIDTHIKPTKTSPDSTVQITGTGYAIPQADIVQPGAPNRPGLPSKAVPTRRPVFSKRPLPPVRIDTCIVGDDSTCDAGQQEMCRTEMGVSSCHCRPGYSRRKHREPCRRVVAILVSLRVDKMYERRIVWDSKLANKDTDEYRQLAYEATRAIDSAMSMTPFSDDFLEAKVNNVFKGDPAAGTAGVFVNITMHLEEDSETVRPQVKADIHRHLLGVIQRRSNNIGSSALWVDGPAGAVSALHDLDECSSPDLNDCHAEATCTNIFGSFKCQCKNGFRDPWADNRARAGRKCETCPTSYCNNRGQCKYDKGQQVCVCQGNYYGSQCEVDGEVVTVAVGASVAAIIIIGLTLVCLVMWSRKWNREQKAAAAAVGGLGGLGSPVFGYMAAGTGGTVKTPAVGPPPYQLTLEDRMRWAHLADVMAQANHYAPEPGAITRPSSAVFGGYPTLSLHGTIAPPVPLPRLGLHMASQQQRAASIHGANLRSNQQSADNTSSSEEEDRTDLLGRNFHVPRPKSRSSVANQSGIYYDVDYDQGEIYKHANGGGIPMSTYTPGRPPYFRN